A single region of the Serinus canaria isolate serCan28SL12 chromosome 1, serCan2020, whole genome shotgun sequence genome encodes:
- the ESD gene encoding S-formylglutathione hydrolase yields MALKQISSNKCFEGFQKVFEHDSAELKCKMKFGIYLPPKAETGKCPVLYWLSGLTCTEQNFITKAAFQQAAAQHGLIVVAPDTSPRGCNIEGEDESWDFGTGAGFYVDATEDPWKTNYRMYSYIKDELPKLINANFPTDPERMSIFGHSMGGHGALILALKNPGKYKSVSAFAPICNPIQCQWGKKALGGYLGPDASKWEAYDATQLVKSYSGARLDILIDQGKDDQFLSAGQLLPDNFIAACTERKIPVVFRLQQGYDHSYYFIASFINDHIKHHAKYLNA; encoded by the exons ATGGCACTGAAACAGATTTCCAGCAACAAATGTTTTGAAGGTTTCCAGAAAGTGTTTGAACACGACAG TGCAGAgctaaaatgcaaaatgaaatttggAATCTACTTGCCTCCAAAAGCTGAAACTGGGAAGTGTCCTGTGCTGTATTGGCTCTCAG gGCTGACCTGCACAGAACAGAATTTCATAACGAAAGCCGCGTTTCAGCAAGCGGCAGCCCAGCACGGCCTTATTGTGGTGGCACCAGACACGAGCCCAC GTGGCTGTAATATTGAAGGAGAAGATGAAAGCTGGGATTTTGGCACTGGTGCTGGTTTTTATGTGGATGCCACTGAAGATCCTTGGAAAACAAACTACAGGATGTATTCCTACATAAAGGATGAG CTGCCTAAACTAATAAATGCCAATTTTCCAACTGACCCTGAACGAATGTCTATTTTTGGGCATTCCATGGGAGGTCATGGAGCTCTTATTCTTGCTCTGAAGAATCCTGGGAAGTACAAA TCTGTGTCAGCATTTGCTCCTATCTGCAACCCAATTCAGTGTCAGTGGGGGAAGAAAGCCCTTGGTGGATATCTGGGACCAGATGCAAGCAAATGGGAG gcCTATGATGCTACACAGCTTGTGAAGTCCTACTCGGGCGCTCGCCTTGACATCTTGATTGACCAAGGCAAAGATGACCAGTTCCTGTCTGCAGGCCAGTTGCTGCCTGATAACTTCATCGCTGCCTGCACCGAGCGGAAGATCCCAGTAGTCTTCAGACTGCAGCAG GGTTATGATCACAGCTATTATTTCATTGCTTCATTTATTAATGACCACATCAAGCACCATGCAAAATACCTCAATGCTTGA